Sequence from the Candidatus Neomarinimicrobiota bacterium genome:
CCGAGCTGGAGGGCCGATCTGCGACCCAGCCACTCTGCCGAACTCAGGATTATATCTTTAATAGAGGAGGGGGGCTGCTCGGGGCTTACTTCCGGTCGGGCTGCTTCTTGCATGGCCTGCCGGAGTTGGGCCCGTTCTTCCTGGAGCGACAACACATAGGGATGACCTGTTTCCAGGGCTCTTGTGGCGGTGGTGATGGCCAACCGGTAGAGGGAGTCGGCGGGCTCGAATCGTCCCTGGAGCATGAGTGTCTGGGCCAGGTTGCGTTGGGTTGTCGCCCGGCGTAGGTCCTGGGGTGCGAACTGATCCGCTACCTGCAGGGCGCGGAGGTAGCAGGCCTCGGCCTCGAAGATAGCGCCCCGTGCCAGGGCCTGATTCCCTTCGTCAATGAGCCGCTGCCACAAAGGTTGTTGACCCCAGCCGGGACCGGGTACGATAGCTATGGCTATCGCCAGCCGCGCAAGCCACAGGCCGGTAGGTGAATCCAGGTGGATACGGTATTTCCTCATTTTCAGTACGAATTACTAATTCAATAGGCTATTTCTCATTGGAAGACAC
This genomic interval carries:
- a CDS encoding tetratricopeptide repeat protein, whose protein sequence is MRKYRIHLDSPTGLWLARLAIAIAIVPGPGWGQQPLWQRLIDEGNQALARGAIFEAEACYLRALQVADQFAPQDLRRATTQRNLAQTLMLQGRFEPADSLYRLAITTATRALETGHPYVLSLQEERAQLRQAMQEAARPEVSPEQPPSSIKDIILSSAEWLGRRSALQLGTILPLGGELGNSHDGGLSYGLGLHTRLVSLGALAVGLGIEHVITTLPAIHATDAPFRLHGTTVALAPALGPIALNLGAGAYSIGADHQPEIKPGLVGGLRLAVTGRTARPGQVGLKTTIYARGIHLPDIAPAAEGPVTLLQAGFDVGWQW